TTCTTCAAGCTGAAAGCGTGAAACTGAAAACCCAAGAAATTGAGCGGCTATATCGGGTAACTGGTGGGCTTCATCAAAAATATAACAATCGGCATTGGGCAACAACTCACCAAAACCCTGCTCTCTTAATGAAAGATCAGCGCAAAACAGATGATGATTAACAACTAAAACTTGAGCCTCGGCTGCTTTTAATTTTATTTTAGGATAAAAGCAGTCTGCCTCTTTATTACAAGATACTGCCTGACAAAACTCTAACCTTGCACATACCTTTCTGCTTAAAAGATCACTATCAGCAAATAAACCTGATTCAGACAAATCACCTGTTTTGGTTTTCTTCGCCCAATCTCGAAGCTTAGCAAGTTTTTGCCAATCTTCCCTGCTGTTTTTCTGCTGAGTTTCTGCGAGATGGAGTCGTTGTTCGCAAAGATAGTTTTCACGACCCTTTAACTGCATAACCACACCCTTAATACCACAAAGGTCTTTCAACAAAGGTAAATCTTTATCAATTAATTGCTGTTGTAAGTTTTTAGTCGCGGTAGAGATAATCACTTTTTTACCGCTCAACAAGGCTGGAACGAGATAAGCGAAGGTTTTACCTGTACCTGTTCCGGCTTCTGCTACCAATGTCGTTTGCTGCTCAAAACAAGAGGCTACCTGTTTTGCCATTTCAACTTGCGCTGATCGTGCACTAAAGTCAACAATCGCCTGCTTTAATTTTCCATCTTTACCAAGAAATGTTTCAACTTTTTCTTCAAGTGTCATGGGTAGAGTCCAAACAAATAAAATTCAAACCCACGCTTTAAACCATGAGAATTAAAAGCATAATAAGGAGAGAACTAGGGGGAAACAAGATTTATTAATTTTAAGCACACTTAGCGCCTAGTGTGCTTAAAGGATATAGTGATTACAACTTAACCGTCAGCATTAATTTTGTTAATCAAGTCTTTTAGTGTTTGTTCAGCTAAAGCGTTATCAACTTGACAGGTTCCTGCTGCACCATGACCTCCTCCATTATACTGAAGACATAATTCACCGACATTCGTGTTAGACGTTCTATTCAATATCGACTTCCCTATAGCAAATACGGTATTTTGCCGCTTTAACCCCCACAAAACATGAATGGAGATATTACTATCAGGATGAAGTGCATAGATGGTAAACCTATTAGTGGGATATATAATCTCTTCATCTCGCAAGTCTAGTACCACTAAATTGCCATACTGCTTTGAACAGCGAACGAGTTGCTCTTTTGCTTGTTGTTCATAGTTAAAATAAAGGTCTATACGCTCTCGAACATCAGGCAACTGACAAATTTGCTCAATTGTATGGTCGCGGCAATAATCAATCAACGCCATCATTAGCTGATAATTAGAAATCCTAAAATCTCTAAAACGACCCAAACCTGTTCTTGCGTCCATCAAAAAATTTAATAATGGCCAACCGGTAGGGTTCAATACCTCATCGCGTGAGAACTGAGCTGCGTCACCTTTATCGACAGCCTCCATAAGTTCATCCGTTATAGCGGGCAACTCAGCTTTACCGCCATAATAATCATAAACAACTCTTGCTGCAGAAGGTGCATTGACATCAATGATATGATTACTCTTTTCTTTGTTACGAATTTTTTC
The nucleotide sequence above comes from Thiomicrospira sp. R3. Encoded proteins:
- a CDS encoding exopolyphosphatase; translation: MSKEKFRLVTRSDFDGLVCAVILKEMDLIDDILFVHPKDMQDGKVEIGSHDITTNLPYVEGCHLAFDHHLSEKIRNKEKSNHIIDVNAPSAARVVYDYYGGKAELPAITDELMEAVDKGDAAQFSRDEVLNPTGWPLLNFLMDARTGLGRFRDFRISNYQLMMALIDYCRDHTIEQICQLPDVRERIDLYFNYEQQAKEQLVRCSKQYGNLVVLDLRDEEIIYPTNRFTIYALHPDSNISIHVLWGLKRQNTVFAIGKSILNRTSNTNVGELCLQYNGGGHGAAGTCQVDNALAEQTLKDLINKINADG